ATTGTTGGTGCGAAGGCTCGAAAGAGGAAAACGAGTGGTCACAAGCCTTTTTAATGGATTTGTACTCAAGAGACTTCCATATAAACGTGTCTAGTTTGACACCGGACATTATCGAGGAAGTTTATATTCATATCTTATTCTTACAAAATCCAGCAAACTGGACAGAGGTCGTTGTTTCCCAATTTTGGTCAAGATTATTACCAGTCTTCAATTTATTTGACAAAGACGTCTTTGTAGAGTATTTCCAAGTCCCAAAGAATGCGGAAtcgttgaaaaaatcattcaaGTTCCCATTAGAGCCAATTTATAAGATGTGGTACAATCATTTGAGCAAATCTTATCACGACAAGCCTTTGGACTTTCTATTGAGAGCACTAACGATGTTCTTAAATAAATTTGGGCCCGAATTTTGGTCTAAAATTGAGCCCTTCACTTTCCACAGCATTTTGGATATAATATTCAACAGAGATTCATTCCCGGTCAAATTAGTTAGGATCCAAGATAATCCAATAGTCGAACACCAAACAGAAATCTACTTTCAACTCACTGGCTCAGTGACTGATTTGCTTTCTTGGACCCTGCCATTTTATCATGCATTAACTCCGTCCAAACGGATCCAAATGGTTAGAAAAGTCTCAATGGCATTTTTACGAGTTATCGCAAATTATCCGTCCTTAAAATCCATTCCCAAGGCATGTTTAATGAATTCATCGACTGCCTTGCTGAGAGCGGTACTTGCTATTAAAGAGAATGAAAGAGCAATGCTTTATAAAAACGATGAATTTGAGACAGTGCTATTGACTAAGACAGATTCCAGAGCATTGCTTAACAATCCCTTGATTCAggatataataataagatCTGCTTCAAATCCTAATGAGTTTTACCCAGGGCTGGGGCCTGCGTCTGCATCAGTGGCCACTTCCACAATGATGGTGTTGGCTGAATgtattgattttgatataCTGTTATTATGCCATCGAACGTTCAAGCTTTATTCAGGAAAAACAATCAGTGAAATTCCAATTTCGACTAACGTTTTAGAAAACGTTACAAATAAAATTGACCTGAGATCATTTCATGACGGTCCATTATTGGCAAAACAACTgttaatttctttgaagaatatcAACGGTCTTCTAATAGTACCAGCGAACACCCCCGTAGCCAAAGCACACAACGCGTTGAATCAAAAGTTTCTCCTTTTATCAACAAGgttaattgaaaaatttgcgGATATCTTGCCTGATCAATTGTCAAAGATTCTTTCTGATAAAGATGCTTCACAGGGGTTCTGGTCCTGTATATTTTCCTCTGATAGGCACCTGTATCAAGCGGCtacaaatatattataCAATACTTTTGATGTTGAAGGTAGATTAGAAGGGATTCTAGCAATCTTGAATAATAATTTGACTGTTAATTTGGGGAATATAAACGTGATGTTACAAAGGTTGATCAATTGTGAATTTTATGAGCCTTGTCCACGTGCTGTTCGCGTGCTGATGGATGTGGTGAGTGCTTTCGTTGACCCAATTTCTGGTGTATTTGCTAATTATCAAACGTTGAAACGCGAAAGCACTGAAGGAGAATTTTTGAGGTTTTGGGAACTATGCTGGTCATTTTTGGATACAATTTATAAGTTCACTCTAAAATGGGCTTCTAAATATGACTATTCTgaactggaaaattttACAAAGGATACATTAGACTTGAGTCGCTCACTGGTGGACTCTTTTAGAGAATTTTCAGATATTCTTCAGGGTCAAGACAAAAATTTATTACTCAACGTCCTGGAAaccttcaaaaatatgttATATTGGCTAAGGCTAAGTGACGAAGTACTTTTGGAATCTTGTGTCAGGTTAATTATAAGCACGTCGGATTTAGCGCGTGAAAAGCATGTAAAGGTTGAAGATTCATTAGTAGAGATGATGGCTAAATATGCctcaaaagcaaaaaaattctcGAATAAATTGACGGAACAACAAGCAACTGAGATTCTGCAAAAAGcgaaaatattcaataaagCGCTTACCGAACAAGTTGCTACAGAAGCTGAAAGCtacagaaaggaaaaggagcTTTCGAGGCTGGGAAAAGTGATAGACCTCACGGATTCGGCGTCAGCATCTCCATCCTTACCACCTTCTTCGCCTTCAGTTGTTTCTGGCTCTTCTGCAGAATCAAGAGCTGACTATTTGCAAAGAAAGGCtctatcttcttcaatcaCTGGAAGACCTAGGGTTGCTCAACCCAAAATAACGTCTTTTGGCACGTTTCAGCCATCGACTAATGTCAATTTGCAGCGTACGAAACCAGTCAAGCCTCTATCAAAAATGGAATTGGCAAGAATGCAATTATTAAATAACAGGGTTATTCATCCGCCTAGTGCACCGGCTTTCCATACCAAGAGCAGAGGTTTGAGTAGTAAAAATGACAGTAGTAGTGAGGAAAGTGACAACGATATAGAAAGCGCTCGAGAGCTTTTTGCTGTTGCCAAGGCAAAGGGTAAGGGAATACAAACTGTTGATATAAATGGAAAAGTGGTGAAGAAGCAAAGTGCGGCAGAATTAGCCAAACAAGAACTTGAGTATATGAGAAAGAGATTAAATGTTGATATGAATCCCTTGTATGAGACTATATTACAGTGGGATTATACTAGAAATAGTGAATACCCAGATGATGAGCCTATAGAGAATTATTTTGACGTAAAGgattctttcaattctcCGGTGGATTACCAAAGGACTATGAGGCCTTTATTGCTTTTAGAATCTTGGCAAGGTCTATGTTCTTCACGTGATAGAGAGGATTATAAACCTTTCAGTATTATCGTAGGAAATCGGACAGCCGTTTCTGATTTCTATGATGTCTATGCCTCTGTAACCAAACAGGTTTTACAAGATTGCGGTATATCTGAGTCCGATTTAATTGTAATGGCGTTCTTGACCGATTTTAGACAAGGAAAAAGGCTAACTAGTGAAGATTTTAAAAGAGCACAAAACACATGTTTAGCAAAGGTTAGAACACTGAAGAACACCAAAGGTGGAAACGTTGATGTCACATTGAGGATTCATAGAAATCACTCCTTCAGTAAATTTTTAACATTAAGGTCAGAGATACATTGTGTCAAGGTTATGCAAATGACAACTGTTGAAAGAGAGTATTCAACACTAGAGGGACTGGAATATTACAACTTGGTCGGCCAAATTCTACATGCTAAACCGTCACCTCCTGTAAACGTTGGTACAGACGAAATTGAGATGGTTAAGAAAAGCTATAAGCTTAACACATCACAAGCCGGCGCTATTGTTAACTCGGTATCGAAGGaaggtttttctttaattcaAGGTCCGCCAGGTACCGGTAAAACAAAGACTATATTGGGTATTATTGGCTATTTCCTATCCACAAAGAATGCGCCACCTTCAAATGTTATCAAGACACCGATAGAAAACCACTCATCGAGCACTGAGCAACTCCtaaaaaagcagaaaattCTAATTTGTGCACCTAGTAATGCAGCTGTAGATGAAATCTGCCTTAGATTGAAAGGCGGTGTATATGATAAGCAGGGCCATCAATTCAAACCTCAATTGGTACGTGTAGGGAGGTCTGACGTTGTGAACGTTGCAATCAAGGATTTGACTTTGGAAGAACTTGTGGATAAAAGGATAGGTGAAAGGAACTATGAGATCACAAGCGATCCGGACTTAGAACGCAAATTCAATAACGCAGTCTCGAAAAGAAGGGAATTGAGAGATAAATTAAATTCTGAAAGTGGTAATCCAGAAAGTCCAATGTCYACTGAGGACATCAGCAAATTACAACTTAAGATTAGAGAATTGAGTAAGATTATTAATGAACTTGGTCGTGACAGAGACGAAATGCGTGAGAAAAATTCAGTTAATTATAGGAATAGAGGACTCGATAGAAGAAATGCGCAAGCCCATATTTTGGCTGTTAGTGACATCATATGTTCTACATTATCTGGTTCGGCCCACGACGTTCTTGCCACCTTGGGTATTACCTTTGACACGGTCATTATAGATGAAGCGTGTCAATGTACTGAGCTTTCTGCTATCATCCCCCTAAGATATGGAGGGAAACGTTGTATTATGGTTGGTGATCCAAACCAGTTACCACCAACTGTTCTTTCAGGTGCTGCAAGTAACCTCAAATATAACCAATCCCTATTTGTTAGAATGGAGAAAAATAGCTCCCCATATTTATTGGATGTTCAATACCGTATGCATCCTTCCATTAGTAAGTTCCCCTCATCAGAGTTTTACCAGGGTCGGTTAAAAGACGGCCCTGGTATGGATGTTTTGAATAAGAGGCCTTGGCATGAGTGCAAGCCGTTAGCTCCATATAagttttttgatattattagCGGGAGACAGGAGCAAAATTCTAAGACTATGTCTTATACTAATATGGAGGAAGTACGTGTTGCTATTGAGTtaattgattttcttttcaggaactttgataataaaattgATTTTACGGGGAAAATTGGTATAATTTCACCTTATAGAGAACAGATGCAAAGAATGCGAAGAGAATTTGCTCGTTATTTTGGTGGCATGATCAACAAATCAATTGATTTCAATACCATTGACGGTTTTCAAGgtcaagaaaaagaaatcatttTAATATCGTGTGTTCGTGCCGATGACACCAAATCTAGTGTTGGTTTTCTAAAGGATTTTCGTCGTATGAATGTCGCTTTAACCAGAGCCAAGACAAGCATTTGGGTTTTAGGACATCAAAAGTCTTTAACTAAAAGTAAGTTATGGAAGCATTTAATTGAAGACGCAAAACGTAGAAAATGTCTTGACTATGCTTGCTCCGGCTTTCTAGATCCTAGAAATAATAGAGCCCAAAGccttttgaagaaatataGTGTTCCTGTACTATCGgaacaagaagacgatTACAAATTGCCTATGGAATATATAACCAAAGGAACTGCCGACGCGGAATCTAAtaaagaagcaaagaagagaaagattGTTGATGAAGGtgatgaaacaaaaaaaattctaaagaaaaagaagaaggacaaggagaagaagaaagaaaagagcaaagataagaaaaagctAAAGACTgatgagaaaaagaaaaaagaaaaaaagggagAACTGTCCAGTGCATCATCTGgtaccaagaaaaaatcttctATTTTTGGTGGTGCAAGTGTAGCCAATATAGTAGTTTCTAAAGGTTCCCTTGACGTGAATGGCAGTACGAAGACGACAGCTGCAGtcgataaaaagaaaaagaacaggCATGTTTGTTTCTCAGATGATATTAGCATTATACCGAGAAGTGAGGAGCCTGAAGTAAAAGTAACCAGAAGTCTGTCTTCTGTactaaaggaaaagaaaacaactctaaaagaaacgaaacCGTCTTCGCCACCTCCAGTTAGTGGGAGTGACggtgaagatgatgaagatgattaTACACCTTCCATTTCCAGTTCATTGATGAAAGTTGAAACGAAGAATAATAGTAACAGAATAACTCCTAATGAACAAGTTTTTAGTGCGAGTATATATGATGATCCGCAAACTATACAACCTAAACAGTCTCAGCCCTCTCCCACAGTTTCAAGACatgcaaattcaaagacataTGCAACGAGTAATTCACCAGGTATTTTAAGTGCCTCCGATTATGGCGAGCCTGACCAGACCGGATCGAACGCATCACATAGTTGGCAACCTCAGCATAGGGGTAACGAGAACCAATATCCAACAACACCTGTGGGATCTCATGGATCTCTTGGGTCATTGTCTGCACATCCGCAAGTGAGTTTCCCTACTGGTCCAGAAAACGCATGTAGTATAGATTCTTATCCGCAACCTCAGCCTCAACCTCAACATCAACCTCAACATCAACCTCAACCTCCAACCTTAATGGTTCCTGGTAGTGTGCCTGCAGGTGTACGCAACAGTTCTAGGCGAAACACATCATCTAGCCCTTTCATTCccaaaaaaaggaaacctAGATCATAAATCATTTACGATTCATGAGAGAAATTTGATAGGAGTTCTACTtacatatatagatatCAGATGTAGCAACggtattatttttcttattttaaTGGCAAATGCATATTTTTCTGATCAGAAAATAAGCATTGAAATATCACatgaatatataatttATCATTTAGATTATCATCATTAGCTACTTCGGCTGCTTCGGTTTGTTTAGTCAACTTTCTTTGATATGGCGCCGTTTTTATTAGTGTTGATTATACTCTCAGATATCCCAATTTTTGGGGGCGATTTGCTTGCCACTAAGAATGGGGGATGTGTTGGCTGCCTTAGACTtgaattttcctttggGTCTTTGCTGTGTTTTCGTATGTCAATAGGTCGAGAAGGTGTTGCATTGCTATTGCCCTGAGGGGCCGAAGTACCTTGGGTGTTCAGCTCCTCACAAGCTTTGAAGAGTACGTCTCTTTCGTTGGATATTAAAGTTGTCGTGAGTTTTTCATTGGATGAATCGAGAAGGTCATTGAGGTATTGTATCGTGGATTTGATCATACCAGTCATACCACTGGGCGATAACTTAGAACCTGCGCTACTCCGGAGCTTAGTTATCAGTTCGTTCTCCAAATCCGccacttttctttgagaatCGAGCCATAAATCACGTTGTGCTACCAACGCGGAAGACtcgtttttgtttttggttAATTGGTCTTGcaaatcatcaattttCAATTCGATGAGGTCTTTCATATGAacaaaattctttttgttaATAGTCACCCTTTCATTGTAATTCTCATCAGTGTCTGACAATCTCAGGTTGAACAACCTCTCTGATAGTGATTTTTCCTGCGTTAAAGGTGACTCGAACCctatcttcttcattagtTGAACCTTCGACTCTTCGATCTTGGATAAATGGAAATCGATATTGCCGATTTCAGAGCGTATTCGTCCAGATTGACTTTTCAGCTCCTGCTCGATGAACTTGTCATCCTTTTTGAAGTCTCTTAATAAGTTTTCTAGTTTTGTTATTTCCGATTTGGCTTGCCTATGAGATAACTGCAGCAGTTTGTAATTGCATAGCATTTGACCTGCGGAAGAGTCCGTGTTCTGTGTGTCTTCGATCTTGTCATTCAGATCAGCCGTAGACGATAAGGTTGTATTTTCTGCCCCCACTGACTCGATATATTTGTTTAGTGACGTCCTGTAATGCGAGGAAATGGAGATGATGGCGTTCTTGTCGATAACATAGTCTACGTGAGCGGTATCTACTTCTTGCTCGATATGCCACGATTCCCgttctttccaaagaagacGCTCTCTCTTGTTCAAGTCTAGTAGGTCTTGCTTGTCGTGGAGCAATGAAGCAATCTCCCTCTTCAAGAGACCATCATGGGATACTAAGAGATCGTTGACTCTGCATAAATCATTAAGGCAAATGGTGATGTCTTTCCGGATGTTTGTAACTTGGGAAGCAGAGTCTACGTCAGACAACGCTTTCTCATGCAGCCCGACCAGACTGGCCAAGTACTGTGaaatttctt
This DNA window, taken from Saccharomyces eubayanus strain FM1318 chromosome XII, whole genome shotgun sequence, encodes the following:
- the SEN1 gene encoding DNA/RNA helicase SEN1; its protein translation is MSSINPDNDNKDVASNTNVQLASVYTKAQSYIPQIEQVYQGTNPNIQEAKLLGELLQVLAEVPKGTHLFCDPILEPISIFSLTIFSFNEEATATWLKNHFDPILSVCDKCILNFARGKCKMLQHFAIQRHVPHEHVAKFNDIVCQWRVEAVFPILRNISVNDNTGINITKEIEIAMYECLCNPHMLRLNKDLKATFEAIFKFFYNTKHRLLDVTNPSSIKTFISGVIYCWCEGSKEENEWSQAFLMDLYSRDFHINVSSLTPDIIEEVYIHILFLQNPANWTEVVVSQFWSRLLPVFNLFDKDVFVEYFQVPKNAESLKKSFKFPLEPIYKMWYNHLSKSYHDKPLDFLLRALTMFLNKFGPEFWSKIEPFTFHSILDIIFNRDSFPVKLVRIQDNPIVEHQTEIYFQLTGSVTDLLSWTLPFYHALTPSKRIQMVRKVSMAFLRVIANYPSLKSIPKACLMNSSTALLRAVLAIKENERAMLYKNDEFETVLLTKTDSRALLNNPLIQDIIIRSASNPNEFYPGLGPASASVATSTMMVLAECIDFDILLLCHRTFKLYSGKTISEIPISTNVLENVTNKIDLRSFHDGPLLAKQLLISLKNINGLLIVPANTPVAKAHNALNQKFLLLSTRLIEKFADILPDQLSKILSDKDASQGFWSCIFSSDRHLYQAATNILYNTFDVEGRLEGILAILNNNLTVNLGNINVMLQRLINCEFYEPCPRAVRVLMDVVSAFVDPISGVFANYQTLKRESTEGEFLRFWELCWSFLDTIYKFTLKWASKYDYSELENFTKDTLDLSRSLVDSFREFSDILQGQDKNLLLNVLETFKNMLYWLRLSDEVLLESCVRLIISTSDLAREKHVKVEDSLVEMMAKYASKAKKFSNKLTEQQATEILQKAKIFNKALTEQVATEAESYRKEKELSRLGKVIDLTDSASASPSLPPSSPSVVSGSSAESRADYLQRKALSSSITGRPRVAQPKITSFGTFQPSTNVNLQRTKPVKPLSKMELARMQLLNNRVIHPPSAPAFHTKSRGLSSKNDSSSEESDNDIESARELFAVAKAKGKGIQTVDINGKVVKKQSAAELAKQELEYMRKRLNVDMNPLYETILQWDYTRNSEYPDDEPIENYFDVKDSFNSPVDYQRTMRPLLLLESWQGLCSSRDREDYKPFSIIVGNRTAVSDFYDVYASVTKQVLQDCGISESDLIVMAFLTDFRQGKRLTSEDFKRAQNTCLAKVRTLKNTKGGNVDVTLRIHRNHSFSKFLTLRSEIHCVKVMQMTTVEREYSTLEGLEYYNLVGQILHAKPSPPVNVGTDEIEMVKKSYKLNTSQAGAIVNSVSKEGFSLIQGPPGTGKTKTILGIIGYFLSTKNAPPSNVIKTPIENHSSSTEQLLKKQKILICAPSNAAVDEICLRLKGGVYDKQGHQFKPQLVRVGRSDVVNVAIKDLTLEELVDKRIGERNYEITSDPDLERKFNNAVSKRRELRDKLNSESGNPESPMSTEDISKLQLKIRELSKIINELGRDRDEMREKNSVNYRNRGLDRRNAQAHILAVSDIICSTLSGSAHDVLATLGITFDTVIIDEACQCTELSAIIPLRYGGKRCIMVGDPNQLPPTVLSGAASNLKYNQSLFVRMEKNSSPYLLDVQYRMHPSISKFPSSEFYQGRLKDGPGMDVLNKRPWHECKPLAPYKFFDIISGRQEQNSKTMSYTNMEEVRVAIELIDFLFRNFDNKIDFTGKIGIISPYREQMQRMRREFARYFGGMINKSIDFNTIDGFQGQEKEIILISCVRADDTKSSVGFLKDFRRMNVALTRAKTSIWVLGHQKSLTKSKLWKHLIEDAKRRKCLDYACSGFLDPRNNRAQSLLKKYSVPVLSEQEDDYKLPMEYITKGTADAESNKEAKKRKIVDEGDETKKILKKKKKDKEKKKEKSKDKKKLKTDEKKKKEKKGELSSASSGTKKKSSIFGGASVANIVVSKGSLDVNGSTKTTAAVDKKKKNRHVCFSDDISIIPRSEEPEVKVTRSLSSVLKEKKTTLKETKPSSPPPVSGSDGEDDEDDYTPSISSSLMKVETKNNSNRITPNEQVFSASIYDDPQTIQPKQSQPSPTVSRHANSKTYATSNSPGILSASDYGEPDQTGSNASHSWQPQHRGNENQYPTTPVGSHGSLGSLSAHPQVSFPTGPENACSIDSYPQPQPQPQHQPQHQPQPPTLMVPGSVPAGVRNSSRRNTSSSPFIPKKRKPRS
- the ATG23 gene encoding Atg23p — encoded protein: MELNQVLEKKEEISQYLASLVGLHEKALSDVDSASQVTNIRKDITICLNDLCRVNDLLVSHDGLLKREIASLLHDKQDLLDLNKRERLLWKERESWHIEQEVDTAHVDYVIDKNAIISISSHYRTSLNKYIESVGAENTTLSSTADLNDKIEDTQNTDSSAGQMLCNYKLLQLSHRQAKSEITKLENLLRDFKKDDKFIEQELKSQSGRIRSEIGNIDFHLSKIEESKVQLMKKIGFESPLTQEKSLSERLFNLRLSDTDENYNERVTINKKNFVHMKDLIELKIDDLQDQLTKNKNESSALVAQRDLWLDSQRKVADLENELITKLRSSAGSKLSPSGMTGMIKSTIQYLNDLLDSSNEKLTTTLISNERDVLFKACEELNTQGTSAPQGNSNATPSRPIDIRKHSKDPKENSSLRQPTHPPFLVASKSPPKIGISESIINTNKNGAISKKVD